The following proteins are co-located in the Microbacterium sp. SORGH_AS_0888 genome:
- a CDS encoding glucose-6-phosphate dehydrogenase, whose amino-acid sequence MTDDTTLVILGATGDLTSRLLLPALGQLLDDEPDRRVRLMGAGVDQVSDATWRSHVGEAFGPDAGAHARDVAKTTTYRKTDITDAADMKALLAETTGRPVLYFAVPPAVAQASCEALRPGDLPEGTILALEKPFGSDEASAHALNLTLRALLPENQIFRVDHFLGRSTVLNLLGVRFANRVLEPVWKAEHIESVLIRYDETLGLEGRAGYYDKAGALDDMIQSHLLQVLAIVAMEPPATLHEADLRDATTAALRATHVWDDNPVHSSRRAQYTAGTAAGERMPSYADEPGVDPARQTETLAEATFEVRTARWEGVPFTLRSGKALGSAVHEIVLSFRPVRHLPDGFTGEAPGSVLRFSLGPDAISLELNVNGREDPWALGRAALETDLGTGALRAYADVLANILDGDAALAVRGDAAEQCWRIVQPVIDAWRRGDVPLDHYPAGSEGPEGWPALP is encoded by the coding sequence GTGACGGACGACACGACACTCGTGATTCTGGGCGCGACCGGAGACCTGACCTCCCGGCTGCTGCTCCCCGCCCTCGGCCAGCTCCTCGACGACGAGCCTGATCGCCGGGTGCGTCTCATGGGAGCGGGCGTGGACCAGGTCTCCGACGCGACCTGGCGCTCCCACGTGGGAGAGGCGTTCGGACCGGATGCCGGCGCCCACGCGCGCGACGTCGCCAAGACCACGACCTACCGCAAGACCGACATCACGGATGCGGCCGACATGAAGGCCCTGCTGGCCGAGACCACGGGGCGGCCCGTCCTCTACTTCGCGGTGCCGCCCGCCGTCGCGCAGGCGTCGTGCGAGGCGCTGCGGCCCGGCGATCTGCCGGAGGGCACCATCCTCGCCCTCGAGAAGCCGTTCGGCTCGGACGAGGCGTCGGCGCATGCGCTCAACCTGACCCTGCGCGCCCTGCTGCCGGAGAACCAGATCTTCCGGGTCGACCACTTCCTGGGTCGCTCGACGGTCCTGAACCTGCTGGGCGTGCGCTTCGCGAACCGCGTGCTGGAGCCGGTGTGGAAGGCCGAGCACATCGAGTCCGTCCTCATCCGCTACGACGAGACGCTCGGGCTGGAGGGGCGCGCGGGGTACTACGACAAGGCCGGCGCGCTCGACGACATGATCCAGAGCCACCTGCTGCAGGTGCTCGCGATCGTCGCGATGGAGCCGCCGGCGACCCTCCACGAGGCCGACCTCCGGGACGCGACGACGGCTGCGCTGCGTGCGACGCACGTCTGGGACGACAATCCCGTGCATTCGTCCCGGCGGGCGCAGTACACGGCCGGCACGGCGGCCGGCGAGCGCATGCCGTCGTACGCGGACGAGCCGGGCGTCGACCCGGCCCGGCAGACCGAGACCCTCGCGGAGGCGACCTTCGAGGTGCGCACGGCCCGCTGGGAGGGCGTGCCGTTCACCCTGCGCTCGGGCAAGGCGCTGGGGTCCGCCGTGCACGAGATCGTGCTGTCGTTCCGGCCGGTGCGTCATCTGCCGGACGGCTTCACGGGCGAGGCGCCGGGCTCCGTGCTGCGCTTCTCGCTCGGCCCGGACGCGATCTCGCTCGAGCTCAACGTGAACGGCCGCGAGGACCCGTGGGCACTGGGACGCGCCGCCCTCGAGACGGATCTCGGCACCGGCGCGCTCCGCGCCTACGCGGACGTGCTGGCGAACATCCTCGACGGGGATGCGGCGCTCGCCGTCCGCGGCGACGCCGCCGAGCAGTGCTGGCGCATCGTCCAGCCGGTGATCGATGCCTGGCGACGCGGCGACGTCCCGCTCGATCACTACCCGGCCGGCAGCGAGGGACCCGAGGGCTGGCCGGCGCTGCCCTGA
- the rraA gene encoding ribonuclease E activity regulator RraA — protein sequence MTIATADLYDERGEELDSLSLQFHDIGGHVAFHGPVRTVRCHRDNALVKRVLGTPGGGAVLVIDGGGSLESALVGDLIAASAVENGWAGIIVHGAIRDRVPIGALPIGVKALGSNPRKSAKDGVGEVDVPVEIAGVVFTPGAHVWADADGVLVER from the coding sequence ATGACGATCGCGACCGCCGACCTCTACGACGAACGTGGAGAGGAGCTCGACTCCCTCTCGCTGCAGTTCCACGACATCGGCGGCCATGTCGCCTTCCACGGGCCGGTGCGGACGGTTCGCTGTCATCGGGACAACGCCCTGGTCAAGAGGGTGCTCGGCACGCCGGGCGGCGGGGCCGTGCTGGTGATCGACGGCGGCGGCTCGCTGGAGTCGGCTCTCGTCGGCGACCTGATCGCGGCCTCGGCGGTGGAGAACGGCTGGGCGGGGATCATCGTGCACGGCGCGATCCGCGACCGCGTCCCGATCGGCGCGCTGCCGATCGGGGTCAAGGCGCTCGGCTCCAATCCGCGCAAGAGCGCCAAGGACGGCGTGGGCGAGGTCGATGTGCCGGTGGAGATCGCCGGTGTGGTCTTCACGCCCGGGGCTCACGTCTGGGCGGACGCCGACGGCGTGCTCGTCGAGCGCTGA
- a CDS encoding nitroreductase family protein has product MPDTLDRVAVTDAPILDVLSQRWSTRAYDSTAPIDEEALRAALEAARWSPSAYNNQPWRFIVARRGTETHAKIVESLIEFNQAWAAPAGALVVFIAETSREGREFPSALYDLGQAAAHFTVQAHANGLYTHQLTGFDADAVAAAFELDDTLRPFSVMAVGAHGTIDDAPEFARDGESAPRVRRPIAESVLVDD; this is encoded by the coding sequence ATGCCTGACACCCTCGACCGCGTCGCCGTCACGGACGCGCCCATCCTCGACGTCCTGTCGCAGCGCTGGAGCACCCGCGCCTACGACAGCACGGCACCGATCGACGAAGAGGCGCTGCGCGCCGCGCTCGAAGCCGCCCGCTGGTCGCCCTCGGCCTACAACAACCAGCCCTGGCGCTTCATCGTCGCCCGCCGCGGCACCGAGACCCACGCGAAGATCGTCGAGTCCCTCATCGAGTTCAACCAGGCGTGGGCCGCTCCCGCCGGCGCCCTCGTCGTGTTCATCGCCGAGACCTCGCGCGAGGGCCGCGAGTTCCCGTCCGCGCTCTACGACCTCGGCCAGGCGGCTGCCCACTTCACGGTGCAGGCTCACGCGAACGGCCTCTACACCCACCAGCTGACCGGCTTCGACGCCGACGCCGTGGCCGCCGCGTTCGAGCTCGACGACACGCTGCGCCCGTTCTCCGTCATGGCCGTCGGCGCGCACGGCACGATCGACGACGCCCCCGAGTTCGCGCGCGACGGCGAGAGCGCCCCGCGCGTGCGCCGGCCGATCGCCGAGTCGGTCCTCGTCGACGACTGA
- a CDS encoding ATP-dependent Clp protease ATP-binding subunit, giving the protein MNATQQPGQEEAQSALEQFGINLTERARQGKLDPVIGRDSEIRRVSQVLTRRTKNNPVLIGEPGVGKTAVVEGLAQRIVAGDVAESLKDKELVSLDISALVAGAMYRGQFEERLKSVLKEITESDGRVITFIDELHVLMGAGGGEGSVAASNMLKPMLARGELRLIGATTLDEYREFIEKDAALERRFQQVYVGEPSVEDTIAILRGLKERYEAHHKVAIADGALVAAAALSNRYIPSRQLPDKAIDLIDEAASRLRMEIDSAPLEIDELRRHVDRLKLEELALKKEKDPASKERLEKLRTDLAAEQARLAELQARWEQERATLNRVGDLKTRLDAARVEAERAQREGNLERASRLLYADIPALEREVAAAERAESSGERMVGDQVTEEDIAAVIAAWTGIPVGRLLQGETEKLVHLEAELGKRLIGQKEAVKAVSDAVRRSRAGISDPNRPTGSFLFLGPTGVGKTELAKALAEFLFDDEHAMIRIDMSEYGEKHSVARLVGAPPGYIGYEQGGQLTEAVRRRPYSVVLLDEVEKAHPEVFDVLLQVMDDGRLTDGQGRTVDFRNVILILTSNLGSPILIDPTLTAEQKREQVQVLLRQAFRPEFLNRLDDIVMFQALSEDDLAQIVELSVDALQRRLKDRRLTLAVTPDARAWLAERGYDPVYGARPLRRLIQSEIQDRLAMAILSGGVRDGDVVRVDVDASGSQLVLTSQGPTESAESSSDDEVIEAELLDD; this is encoded by the coding sequence ATGAACGCCACGCAACAGCCCGGACAAGAGGAGGCGCAGAGCGCCCTCGAGCAGTTCGGCATCAATCTCACCGAGCGGGCCCGCCAGGGCAAGCTCGATCCCGTCATCGGACGCGACAGCGAGATCCGCCGCGTCAGCCAGGTGCTCACCCGGCGGACGAAGAACAACCCGGTGCTCATCGGCGAGCCCGGGGTCGGCAAGACCGCCGTGGTCGAGGGTCTCGCCCAGCGCATCGTCGCCGGGGACGTCGCCGAGTCGCTCAAGGACAAGGAGCTCGTCAGCCTCGACATCTCGGCCCTCGTCGCCGGAGCGATGTACCGCGGACAGTTCGAGGAGCGTCTCAAGAGCGTGCTCAAGGAGATCACCGAGTCCGACGGCCGTGTGATCACCTTCATCGACGAGCTGCACGTGCTGATGGGTGCGGGCGGCGGCGAGGGCTCGGTCGCCGCGTCCAACATGCTCAAGCCCATGCTCGCGCGCGGCGAGCTGCGCCTCATCGGCGCGACGACGCTCGACGAGTACCGGGAGTTCATCGAGAAGGATGCGGCGCTCGAGCGCCGATTCCAGCAGGTGTACGTCGGCGAGCCGAGCGTGGAGGACACGATCGCGATCCTCCGCGGCCTCAAGGAGCGTTACGAGGCGCACCACAAGGTCGCGATCGCCGATGGCGCGCTCGTGGCCGCGGCCGCCCTCTCGAACCGCTACATCCCGTCTCGGCAGCTCCCCGACAAGGCCATCGACCTGATCGACGAGGCCGCCTCGCGGCTGCGCATGGAGATCGACTCGGCCCCGCTCGAGATCGACGAGCTGCGTCGCCACGTTGACCGGCTGAAGCTCGAGGAGCTCGCCCTCAAGAAGGAGAAGGACCCGGCGTCCAAGGAGCGCCTCGAGAAGCTGCGCACCGACCTCGCAGCCGAGCAGGCGCGCCTGGCCGAGCTGCAGGCCCGGTGGGAGCAGGAGCGCGCGACCCTCAACCGCGTCGGCGACCTGAAGACCCGGCTGGACGCCGCCCGCGTGGAGGCGGAGCGCGCGCAGCGCGAGGGCAACCTCGAGCGCGCCTCACGGCTGCTGTATGCCGACATCCCCGCCCTCGAGCGCGAGGTGGCGGCGGCCGAACGGGCCGAGTCCAGCGGCGAGCGCATGGTCGGCGACCAGGTCACGGAGGAGGACATCGCCGCGGTGATCGCCGCGTGGACGGGCATCCCGGTGGGTCGCCTGCTACAGGGCGAGACCGAGAAGCTCGTGCACCTGGAGGCGGAGCTCGGCAAGCGCCTGATCGGCCAGAAGGAGGCCGTGAAGGCCGTGTCGGATGCGGTGCGCCGCTCCCGCGCCGGCATCAGCGACCCGAACCGGCCGACCGGATCGTTCCTCTTCCTCGGGCCGACGGGCGTCGGCAAGACCGAGCTGGCGAAGGCGCTCGCGGAGTTCCTCTTCGACGACGAGCACGCCATGATCCGCATCGACATGTCGGAGTACGGCGAGAAGCACTCCGTCGCACGTCTGGTCGGCGCCCCTCCCGGCTACATCGGCTACGAGCAGGGCGGTCAGCTGACCGAGGCCGTGCGTCGGCGTCCCTACTCGGTCGTGCTGCTGGACGAGGTCGAGAAGGCGCACCCCGAGGTCTTCGACGTCCTGCTGCAGGTCATGGACGATGGGCGGCTGACCGACGGCCAGGGCCGAACGGTCGACTTCCGAAACGTGATCCTCATCCTCACCTCGAACCTCGGCTCGCCGATCCTCATCGACCCGACGCTGACCGCCGAGCAGAAGCGGGAGCAGGTGCAGGTGCTGCTGCGGCAGGCGTTCCGCCCCGAGTTCCTCAACCGGCTGGACGACATCGTGATGTTCCAGGCGCTGAGCGAGGACGACCTCGCGCAGATCGTCGAGCTGTCGGTCGACGCGCTGCAGCGCCGGCTGAAGGATCGTCGCCTGACGCTGGCGGTCACCCCGGATGCCCGCGCGTGGCTGGCCGAGCGCGGCTACGACCCGGTGTACGGCGCGCGGCCGCTGCGCCGCCTCATCCAGTCCGAGATCCAGGACCGGCTGGCCATGGCGATCCTCTCCGGCGGTGTGCGCGACGGCGACGTCGTGCGGGTGGACGTGGATGCCTCGGGCTCGCAGCTCGTGCTGACGAGCCAGGGGCCGACCGAGTCGGCCGAGTCGTCGTCGGACGACGAGGTGATCGAGGCCGAGCTGCTCGACGACTGA
- a CDS encoding glycosyltransferase, translating into MHVVFFGDQHAESSGGAQVSMRLQRRFLERAGHTVTIVAPRTRASHASDPAYLDLPSIPVTLDGEYGLAWPGRRTDRWLDAALAGRPPVDVVHVQADFWGALIGHRFAARHRLPVVHTMHNRVDVGIRATTPAPSLVLRALDAWAARQLRGVPPREGRRIAPTSHDPADPVRHPRDAATPARDGWAYLRRFAERSDAVTAPSSHFARRLRDHGCGVVDVVWNGIDDGLLDAVTATSPAGPARPRLVWIGRMSPEKRLLPFLEAVAGSGVDADVEVIGGGGQLRAARRLMARRRPTASVVFAGRLPYAETLARIAAADAVVQTSIGFETQGMTVFEAAALGTPAVVSDPDIADELGAGVWRTADGSVAALAVTLRRAVADIAAGSAPTPDPMVASRFRQSSRTAAMLAVYESVLAAR; encoded by the coding sequence GTGCACGTCGTCTTCTTCGGGGACCAGCACGCCGAGTCCTCGGGGGGCGCGCAGGTGTCGATGCGGCTGCAGCGGCGGTTCCTGGAGCGGGCGGGGCACACCGTCACGATCGTGGCGCCGCGCACCCGTGCGTCCCACGCGAGCGACCCCGCCTACCTCGACCTGCCGAGCATCCCGGTGACGCTCGACGGCGAGTACGGGCTCGCGTGGCCGGGGCGGCGGACGGACCGCTGGCTCGACGCGGCCCTCGCGGGCCGGCCGCCGGTGGATGTCGTGCACGTCCAGGCCGACTTCTGGGGGGCGCTGATCGGCCATCGGTTCGCGGCGCGGCATCGGCTCCCGGTGGTGCACACGATGCACAACCGGGTGGATGTCGGCATCCGGGCGACGACGCCGGCGCCGTCTCTCGTGCTGCGGGCGCTGGACGCGTGGGCGGCGCGGCAGCTGCGCGGTGTGCCGCCGCGGGAGGGTCGCAGGATCGCGCCGACGTCGCACGATCCGGCCGATCCGGTGCGACATCCGCGTGACGCTGCGACGCCGGCGCGCGACGGTTGGGCCTACCTCCGGCGGTTCGCGGAGCGGTCGGATGCGGTGACCGCGCCCTCGTCGCACTTCGCACGGCGCCTGCGAGATCACGGATGCGGCGTCGTCGACGTCGTGTGGAACGGCATCGACGACGGTCTGCTCGACGCCGTGACCGCGACGAGCCCGGCGGGTCCCGCGCGGCCCCGGCTCGTGTGGATCGGACGGATGAGCCCGGAGAAGCGGCTGCTGCCGTTCCTCGAGGCGGTCGCGGGCTCCGGCGTCGACGCGGATGTCGAGGTGATCGGCGGAGGCGGCCAGCTGCGCGCCGCGCGGCGCCTGATGGCGCGGCGCCGGCCCACGGCATCCGTCGTGTTCGCCGGACGCCTGCCCTACGCCGAGACGCTGGCGCGGATCGCGGCGGCCGACGCCGTCGTGCAGACCTCGATCGGGTTCGAGACGCAGGGGATGACGGTGTTCGAGGCCGCGGCGCTCGGCACGCCCGCCGTCGTGAGCGATCCCGACATCGCGGACGAGCTGGGCGCGGGCGTCTGGCGCACGGCCGACGGCTCGGTCGCCGCGCTCGCCGTGACGCTGCGGCGGGCCGTGGCCGACATCGCCGCCGGTTCCGCTCCGACGCCCGACCCGATGGTCGCGTCGCGATTCCGCCAGTCGTCTCGCACCGCCGCGATGCTCGCGGTGTACGAGAGCGTGCTCGCCGCTCGGTGA
- a CDS encoding glycosyltransferase has translation MTSPATPNDPSRPPLTILIGADTFTPHVNGAARFGERLAAGLVARGHDVHVVAPSAGHRNHGTFREVVEGEEMTVHRLPSWRWPPHDWLTFVLPWMSRPYARRILDSVRPDVVHIQSHIVIGRGLAREARKRGIPVIATNHVMAENILDFTTLPERLNKYLVAFAWNDAKKTFDLTRAVTTPTRKAADFLEATIDIHGVIPISCGIDKANYTPNLSPRESNRILFVGRLTSEKQIDVVLRALAALDPALEATFDVVGSGDQRKSLEELTQQLGLADRVRFHGHTSEEELRSLYSRASVFAIASIAELQSIATMEAMASGLPIIAADAVALPHLVHDGENGYLFTPGDVEELAARLTDVLTADQDEYRRMQQASLDGVTVHDIQRTLDTFEALYRGEPLPD, from the coding sequence GTGACTTCCCCCGCGACCCCGAATGATCCGTCCCGTCCGCCGCTGACGATCCTCATCGGCGCCGACACGTTCACGCCGCACGTGAACGGTGCCGCGCGCTTCGGTGAGCGTCTCGCCGCCGGCCTCGTCGCCCGCGGGCATGACGTGCACGTGGTGGCGCCGAGCGCCGGCCACCGCAATCACGGCACCTTCCGCGAAGTCGTCGAGGGCGAGGAGATGACCGTGCACCGGCTCCCGTCGTGGCGCTGGCCCCCGCACGACTGGCTCACGTTCGTGCTGCCGTGGATGTCGCGACCCTATGCGCGCCGCATCCTCGACTCCGTGCGGCCGGACGTCGTGCACATCCAGTCCCACATCGTGATCGGCCGCGGGCTGGCGCGCGAGGCGCGCAAGCGCGGCATCCCCGTCATCGCCACGAACCACGTCATGGCCGAGAACATCCTCGACTTCACGACGTTGCCCGAGCGGCTGAACAAGTACCTCGTGGCGTTCGCCTGGAACGATGCGAAGAAGACCTTCGACCTCACGCGTGCGGTGACGACACCGACCCGCAAGGCGGCCGACTTCCTCGAGGCGACGATCGACATCCACGGCGTCATCCCGATCAGCTGCGGCATCGACAAGGCGAACTACACGCCGAACCTGTCGCCGCGGGAGTCGAACCGCATCCTGTTCGTGGGGCGTCTCACCTCGGAGAAGCAGATCGATGTCGTGCTGCGGGCCCTGGCCGCGCTCGACCCGGCGCTGGAGGCGACCTTCGACGTCGTCGGCAGCGGCGATCAGCGGAAGTCGCTCGAGGAGCTCACCCAGCAGCTGGGCCTGGCCGACCGGGTGCGGTTCCACGGGCACACCTCCGAGGAGGAGCTGCGCTCGCTGTACAGCCGCGCGAGCGTGTTCGCGATCGCCTCGATCGCCGAGCTGCAGTCGATCGCGACCATGGAGGCGATGGCCTCGGGCCTGCCGATCATCGCCGCCGATGCGGTGGCCCTGCCGCACCTCGTCCACGACGGCGAGAACGGCTACCTGTTCACGCCGGGCGACGTCGAGGAGCTCGCCGCGCGGCTGACGGACGTGCTCACGGCCGATCAGGACGAGTACCGCCGCATGCAGCAGGCCTCGCTCGACGGCGTCACGGTCCACGACATCCAGCGCACGCTCGACACCTTCGAGGCGCTCTACCGCGGCGAACCGCTGCCGGACTGA
- a CDS encoding MarR family winged helix-turn-helix transcriptional regulator — protein sequence MPGDEEELLREAWQAMVAAVFEERDEWRRAVSEATGLPFTRVRVLRRVEHEPRSLGELARSAGMDAPATSVAVSALEERGYVVRESAPHDRRVKRVRITDAGREVLERMRAVEDPPPDRLRRATPAELKSIIDLLRP from the coding sequence ATGCCCGGTGACGAGGAGGAGCTGCTCCGCGAGGCCTGGCAGGCCATGGTCGCCGCCGTCTTCGAGGAGCGCGACGAGTGGCGCCGCGCGGTGAGCGAGGCGACCGGGCTGCCCTTCACCCGTGTGCGGGTGCTCCGCCGAGTCGAGCACGAGCCGCGCTCGCTCGGCGAGCTCGCGCGGAGCGCCGGCATGGATGCGCCGGCCACCTCGGTCGCCGTCAGTGCGCTGGAGGAGCGGGGCTACGTCGTGCGCGAGAGCGCGCCGCACGACCGCCGCGTCAAGCGGGTGCGGATCACGGACGCCGGTCGCGAGGTGCTGGAGCGGATGCGGGCCGTCGAGGATCCGCCGCCCGACCGTCTGCGGCGCGCGACGCCCGCCGAGCTGAAGAGCATCATCGACCTGCTCCGCCCGTAG
- a CDS encoding MFS transporter yields the protein MFATNAVELSARRKVAILATCCLSLFIVTMDSTIVNVALPSIRSALGASVSQLQWIVDVYTLVLASLLILAGASADRWGRRRVFQIGLVVFALGSLLCSLAPSIEVLIGARALQAVGGSMLNPVALSIITQAFVKPAERARAIGVWGAIVGVSMALGPIVGGILIQAVDWRAVFWVNLPICLLAIVLTALIVPESRSAAARAFDPLGQVLAILVLAGLVYGLIEGPVAGWAAPQTLLVFAVALVALLAFLAWERRREHPFLDLRFFGSAPFSAATLVAVAAFASWGAFLFLFSLYLQQVRGLSAFATGCVLVAPALAMLICSPLSGRAVARWGARPSLLLAGAALLVSAVLMLLIDADTPIPAIIAIITVFGFGFGMINAPITNSAVSGMPRDRAGAASAIASTSRQVGMSLGVALAGSVTGVAVTGVDAGFPQAMHAMWGWVIGFAVAILALAVVSTSRWGRATAESVARRLIQEEAVDAR from the coding sequence GTGTTCGCAACTAATGCCGTCGAGCTGAGCGCCCGCCGCAAGGTCGCCATCCTCGCCACCTGCTGCCTGAGCCTGTTCATCGTGACGATGGACTCCACGATCGTCAACGTCGCCCTCCCGTCGATCCGTTCGGCGCTCGGCGCCAGCGTCTCGCAGCTGCAGTGGATCGTCGACGTCTACACGCTCGTGCTCGCGAGCCTGCTGATCCTCGCCGGCGCGAGCGCCGACCGGTGGGGCCGGCGCCGCGTCTTCCAGATCGGCCTGGTCGTCTTCGCGCTCGGCTCGCTGCTGTGCAGCCTCGCCCCGTCGATCGAGGTGCTCATCGGCGCCCGCGCCCTCCAGGCCGTCGGCGGCTCCATGCTGAACCCCGTCGCGCTCTCCATCATTACTCAGGCCTTCGTCAAGCCCGCCGAGCGGGCTCGCGCGATCGGGGTCTGGGGGGCGATCGTGGGCGTCTCGATGGCGCTCGGGCCGATCGTCGGCGGCATCCTCATCCAGGCGGTCGACTGGCGGGCCGTGTTCTGGGTCAACCTGCCGATCTGTCTCCTCGCGATCGTGCTCACGGCGCTCATCGTGCCGGAGTCGCGTTCGGCCGCCGCGCGCGCCTTCGATCCGCTCGGCCAGGTGCTCGCGATCCTCGTGCTGGCGGGGCTCGTGTACGGCCTCATCGAAGGACCGGTCGCCGGCTGGGCCGCGCCGCAGACCCTTCTCGTGTTCGCCGTCGCGCTCGTGGCCCTGCTCGCGTTCCTCGCCTGGGAGCGCCGCCGCGAGCACCCGTTCCTCGACCTGCGCTTCTTCGGCAGCGCCCCCTTCTCTGCGGCGACCCTCGTGGCCGTGGCGGCCTTCGCCTCGTGGGGCGCGTTCCTCTTCCTCTTCTCGCTCTACCTGCAGCAGGTCCGCGGGCTCAGCGCCTTCGCCACGGGATGTGTCCTGGTCGCCCCCGCGCTCGCGATGCTGATCTGCTCCCCGCTGTCCGGGCGGGCGGTGGCGCGCTGGGGCGCGCGGCCCTCGCTGCTCCTGGCCGGCGCAGCGCTGCTCGTGAGCGCCGTGCTCATGCTGCTGATCGACGCGGACACGCCCATCCCGGCGATCATCGCGATCATCACGGTCTTCGGATTCGGCTTCGGCATGATCAACGCGCCCATCACCAACTCCGCCGTGTCCGGGATGCCGCGCGATCGGGCGGGGGCCGCGAGTGCGATCGCCTCGACGAGCCGGCAGGTCGGCATGAGCCTCGGGGTCGCGCTCGCGGGGAGCGTGACGGGAGTGGCCGTCACGGGGGTCGACGCCGGCTTCCCGCAGGCGATGCACGCCATGTGGGGCTGGGTCATCGGCTTCGCCGTCGCCATCCTCGCGCTGGCCGTGGTCTCGACGTCGCGCTGGGGGCGCGCGACCGCCGAGAGCGTCGCCCGCCGGCTCATCCAGGAGGAGGCCGTCGATGCCCGGTGA
- a CDS encoding heat shock protein transcriptional repressor HspR — translation MSDDTVDEDAPIFAIQVAAELSGMHAQTLRQYDRLGLVVPARTKGGSRRYSVHDIAQLREVSRLSADGMSLPAIARIIELENRVRELHGRVQDLEARMREELDRRPGARVFAAGATGAVVTLRSGTRVRRATDVVVWRPRREIPPAE, via the coding sequence GTGAGCGATGACACGGTCGACGAGGATGCGCCGATCTTCGCGATCCAGGTGGCGGCGGAGCTGTCGGGCATGCACGCGCAGACGCTGCGCCAGTACGATCGCCTCGGCCTCGTCGTGCCCGCCCGCACCAAGGGCGGGTCGCGCCGCTACTCGGTGCACGACATCGCGCAGCTGCGCGAGGTGAGCCGGCTCTCCGCGGACGGCATGAGCCTGCCAGCGATCGCGCGCATCATCGAGCTGGAGAACCGGGTGCGGGAGCTCCACGGCCGGGTGCAGGACCTCGAGGCCCGCATGCGCGAGGAGCTCGACCGCCGGCCCGGCGCCCGCGTGTTCGCCGCCGGGGCGACGGGCGCCGTCGTGACGCTGCGCTCGGGCACTCGCGTGCGTCGGGCGACGGATGTCGTGGTGTGGCGGCCCCGCCGGGAGATCCCGCCCGCCGAGTGA
- a CDS encoding DnaJ C-terminal domain-containing protein codes for MASQDWFDKDFYAVLGVSKDVSEAELKKTYRKLARTYHPDSNPGDAAAEAKFKEISEAYAVLSDPEQRQEYDQIRAMGSGARFTAGGQGAGGFEDVFSMFGQGRGGARYQSADYDDLFSMFGQGGGFGSGRFGQPTGGYRGYGGPTRGADVTARTTLDFMTAAKGETITLQGEDGKPFKVKIPAGVADGQKIRLRGRGRPSQDGGENGDIVVQVSVRPHPVFQRDGLNLRVTVPVTFTEAALGATIEVPTLEGEPVRLKVAPGTPSGRVLRVKGRGIQTQKGTGDLLAEVQVVVPTHLDGPAKEALERFREVEPDENPRAELMAKARS; via the coding sequence GTGGCCAGTCAAGACTGGTTCGACAAGGACTTCTACGCGGTGCTCGGCGTCTCGAAGGACGTCTCCGAGGCCGAGCTGAAGAAGACGTACCGCAAGCTCGCGCGCACGTATCACCCGGACTCCAATCCGGGCGATGCGGCCGCCGAGGCGAAGTTCAAGGAGATCAGCGAGGCCTACGCCGTGCTGAGCGATCCGGAGCAGCGGCAGGAGTACGACCAGATCCGCGCGATGGGATCGGGTGCCCGCTTCACGGCGGGAGGCCAGGGTGCGGGCGGCTTCGAGGACGTGTTCTCGATGTTCGGACAGGGCCGTGGCGGTGCGCGCTACCAGTCCGCCGACTACGACGACCTGTTCTCGATGTTCGGGCAGGGCGGTGGCTTCGGCTCCGGACGGTTCGGGCAGCCCACCGGCGGCTACCGCGGTTACGGCGGCCCGACCCGCGGTGCCGACGTCACGGCGCGCACGACGCTCGACTTCATGACCGCCGCCAAGGGCGAGACGATCACCCTGCAGGGCGAGGACGGCAAGCCCTTCAAGGTCAAGATCCCCGCGGGCGTCGCCGACGGGCAGAAGATCCGCCTGCGCGGACGTGGCCGGCCCTCGCAAGACGGCGGGGAGAACGGCGACATCGTGGTGCAGGTCAGCGTGCGCCCGCATCCGGTGTTCCAGCGCGACGGTCTCAACCTGCGCGTGACCGTGCCGGTGACCTTCACCGAGGCCGCCCTCGGGGCGACGATCGAGGTGCCCACCCTCGAGGGCGAGCCGGTGCGGCTCAAGGTCGCGCCGGGCACGCCGTCCGGGCGGGTGCTGCGCGTCAAGGGCCGCGGCATCCAGACCCAGAAGGGGACCGGTGATCTGCTGGCCGAGGTGCAGGTGGTCGTGCCCACCCACCTCGACGGGCCGGCGAAGGAGGCGCTCGAGCGCTTCCGTGAGGTGGAGCCCGACGAGAACCCGCGGGCCGAGCTGATGGCGAAGGCCCGGAGCTGA